The genomic DNA CGAAGTTTCGGAATTCTACATCGTGATTGTGATATGCGAGTTGCAAACCTGCGTCGGCGAAAATTTGAGCACTTTTTTCGATTTCATTTGCTGTTCTTATCCAGTCGTCATACGTTTTTCGCATAGATTCCGGCACGCCTGGAATCGTAACGATGTCACATTCCATTTCACGATGGTGTTCGATTACGATTTCGGGAGTTTGCAAGACGGATTCGATGGAGACATGAGAACCAATCAGCTTTAATCCGATATTGTCGAATTCGCGTTTTACTGCCGTTGGCGAGTGCCCTCCGAAACCTGCCGCTTCGACGTATTCGTAGCCGATATCTCGAACTTGTTTACAGGCTCCGAAGAAATCTTTTCCCGTTTCGCCTCGAATCGTATAGAGTTGGAGTGCAATTCTGAATGCCATAGCGATGTCAACTATTGCATTAACACGCGGTTATGTTATAGGGAGGTGTCAGGCGTTTTTGTGCGGGTGTTAAGTCGAAGTGTTCGACTGGAGAGATTTTTTGTAGGCTTCGTGGAGAAAGGAACGAGCGGCTGCTTTGTCGCCTGGGGGGATTTCCCCTTCTAAAACTGCCTGCTCCAAGACTCGTTTCCATTTTCCGACTTCCGGTCCTTCGGTAATGCCGAGTTCTTGCATGATTTCTTCGCCGTTCAGGGGTGAAGTCAAGCCCGCCTCTTTAATTTCCGTTTGCACTTCAGCGATTTTTTTTCGGATTGCGTCGAAATCTATTCCTTTCGGGATTTTGCCGACAGCACGCGCGTCTGCTTCGCATAGAAGGAGTAGAGGCTCTGTAAGTTCGCCCATATCTCGGATGAGTTTGCGCGCAGCGGATGCGGTGAAGGTGGGGGCAGAGCCTAAGCGCATATGATTCCGCACTAACTTCGCTACGCTATCGCAATCCGCCTTGGGGAATTTCAGTCTTTTCATAATTTCGTACGTCATCTCCCCCCCTACTCTTTCGTGTTCGAAAAAACGAATTCGTCCGTCTTCGTCTATGCTTTTGGTTCTCGGTTTTGCAATGTCGTGAAACAAAGCTCCTAATACTATGAGATATTTTTGGTGCGAATCGGGAATCTCGAGATGGGCTGCATTTCTCACGACATCTAAAGTGTGTTCCCAAACATCTTTGGTGTGATAAGTTCCCTGCTCAACACCGATGCCTTCTTCGAGTTCCGGAATAAATTTTGGTAAGAGTCCGAAATCCATGAGTTCTTCGAGACATTCTGCTGCGCTCGGATGGGAAAGCATCTTCGTCAGTTCCTCTTGAATTCGTTCCATGCTGACGATTTCGAGGCGGTCACGCTCTTGTTTAATCGCTTCCGTCAGGCCCGGAGCATAGGAAAGAGAAAGTTGATTTTTGAAGCGCACCGCACGAAGCATGCGCAGGGGGTCGTCTCGAAACGTCGCAGCCGGTTCTAACGGGGTTCTCAGGATTTTATGCTTGATATCCTCCAAGCCACGTCCTGTGAAATCGAGAATGTCACCGGTATGTAGGTTCTTGAAAAGGGCGTTTATCGTGAAATCGCGTCTCAATGCATCTTCTTCGAGAGTGGCTGGCACTACATCGGGCTTTCTGCTTTGCGGGTCGTAACTTTCTCGTCTAGGACTTGCGAGTTCGACTTTCGAGTGATTGACCATGACGAGCGCCGTTCCGAATCTGGGATAGGTTACGGGTTCGATGCTGCTGATTCCTTTTTCTCGGAGAAAATACCCAAACTCGAGTGCGTCGCCATCCACGAGGATGTCTATCTCTTGAGGACTCGGGAGACCTAAGAGCGGATCCCGCACGGCTCCGCCAACCAAATAGAGGCGGTTTTCCCACTGGGTACCGCGGGTTGCTTCGGCAATTTTCTCTGCCGCGTTCATTGAAAAGAATTATGCGTCCTTAGAGTCTGCTAATATCGAAAGATATGATGCCGCGTTCCGTTGCTGTTTTATTAGAGAACTGTTTGGATTACGCAGGAACGTTTCCCCCTGCTCGATTGGATTTGAA from Fimbriimonadales bacterium includes the following:
- a CDS encoding CCA tRNA nucleotidyltransferase, which codes for MNAAEKIAEATRGTQWENRLYLVGGAVRDPLLGLPSPQEIDILVDGDALEFGYFLREKGISSIEPVTYPRFGTALVMVNHSKVELASPRRESYDPQSRKPDVVPATLEEDALRRDFTINALFKNLHTGDILDFTGRGLEDIKHKILRTPLEPAATFRDDPLRMLRAVRFKNQLSLSYAPGLTEAIKQERDRLEIVSMERIQEELTKMLSHPSAAECLEELMDFGLLPKFIPELEEGIGVEQGTYHTKDVWEHTLDVVRNAAHLEIPDSHQKYLIVLGALFHDIAKPRTKSIDEDGRIRFFEHERVGGEMTYEIMKRLKFPKADCDSVAKLVRNHMRLGSAPTFTASAARKLIRDMGELTEPLLLLCEADARAVGKIPKGIDFDAIRKKIAEVQTEIKEAGLTSPLNGEEIMQELGITEGPEVGKWKRVLEQAVLEGEIPPGDKAAARSFLHEAYKKSLQSNTST
- a CDS encoding sugar phosphate isomerase/epimerase produces the protein MAFRIALQLYTIRGETGKDFFGACKQVRDIGYEYVEAAGFGGHSPTAVKREFDNIGLKLIGSHVSIESVLQTPEIVIEHHREMECDIVTIPGVPESMRKTYDDWIRTANEIEKSAQIFADAGLQLAYHNHDVEFRNFDGKTLWEILFAHAPKLAAQIDVFWVHKANYDSVELIQKMKGKVHQIHAKDLAQDGSDTEIGTGTLPWNKILRACKVAGTKDLIVEMDFPKLAPFVSAKLSLENLKKFIAEI